The following proteins are encoded in a genomic region of Nitratireductor sp. GISD-1A_MAKvit:
- a CDS encoding Tim44/TimA family putative adaptor protein, producing the protein MEFFDFGTIFFLIAAVVIFFQLRNVLGRRTGNERPPFDPYTAGRTSAKNDQAANGENVVSLPRRKGAAEPDQTYVEIDRVAQPGSELNTGLRAIRDADPSFGPKSFVEGAKMAYEMIVMAYADGDRRTLKNLLSREVYEGFVAAIDEREKRNEKIESSFVGIDDMSIISAEMKGSEAHVTLRIVSELISATRDRAGEVIDGDPETVAEVKDVWTFARDTRSRDPNWKLVATEAED; encoded by the coding sequence ATGGAATTTTTCGATTTCGGCACGATTTTCTTTCTGATTGCCGCCGTGGTGATCTTTTTCCAGTTGCGCAACGTTCTTGGCCGGCGCACGGGCAATGAACGTCCGCCGTTCGATCCCTATACCGCGGGGCGCACTTCGGCGAAGAATGATCAGGCTGCGAATGGCGAGAACGTGGTTTCTCTGCCGCGGCGCAAGGGGGCAGCCGAACCCGATCAGACCTATGTCGAGATCGATCGGGTGGCCCAGCCCGGCTCCGAGCTGAACACGGGATTGCGCGCCATCAGGGATGCTGATCCCTCGTTTGGTCCAAAGAGCTTCGTTGAAGGCGCCAAGATGGCCTACGAGATGATCGTCATGGCCTATGCGGATGGTGACCGCCGGACATTGAAGAATCTGCTCTCACGCGAAGTCTACGAGGGTTTCGTCGCCGCCATAGACGAGCGCGAGAAACGTAACGAGAAAATCGAATCCTCTTTTGTCGGCATAGACGACATGTCCATCATCTCCGCAGAGATGAAGGGCTCGGAAGCCCATGTCACGCTGCGCATCGTCAGCGAGCTCATTTCCGCCACGCGCGACAGAGCGGGTGAAGTGATCGACGGCGATCCGGAAACCGTGGCGGAAGTAAAGGATGTCTGGACATTCGCGCGCGACACGCGCTCCCGCGATCCCAACTGGAAGCTCGTCGCCACCGAAGCCGAGGACTGA
- a CDS encoding FxsA family protein codes for MRFSIVPFLLLSIPLAEIATFVIVGSQIGVFPTLGMVLVTAIAGSILLRIQGFGVVRRIQETMNEGGVPGRDLVHGMMIMVAGVLLLTPGFITDTLGFLLFVPAIRDAGWRFLKNRIVILGGPAGAGAHHPGSNRAGDEPRTIDLSAEDYSDSTNGNSPWKRPDRD; via the coding sequence GTGCGATTTTCGATTGTTCCTTTCCTCCTGCTTTCCATTCCCCTTGCCGAGATCGCGACCTTCGTGATCGTCGGAAGTCAGATCGGGGTTTTTCCTACACTTGGCATGGTTCTCGTCACCGCAATTGCCGGGTCGATCCTTTTGCGGATTCAGGGCTTTGGTGTGGTGCGCCGAATTCAGGAAACCATGAATGAGGGCGGTGTTCCCGGGCGCGATCTCGTGCATGGCATGATGATCATGGTGGCTGGTGTGCTTCTTCTCACGCCCGGCTTCATCACCGACACGCTGGGATTCCTGCTCTTTGTCCCTGCAATCCGCGATGCCGGGTGGCGGTTTCTGAAAAACCGGATCGTTATTCTGGGCGGGCCAGCCGGTGCGGGAGCGCACCATCCAGGGTCAAATCGTGCGGGAGACGAACCACGGACAATTGACCTCTCTGCCGAGGATTACAGCGATTCCACCAACGGGAATTCCCCCTGGAAACGGCCGGATCGCGACTGA
- the secB gene encoding protein-export chaperone SecB codes for MAKKPEEKTDAAKEAPKAGNGAQPALNVLTQYVKDLSFESPGAPQSLRGRSEAPAININVNVNANPLGETDYDVVLTLNAKAEAEGKVLFNVELVYGGVFRVAGFPQEHMLPVLFIECPRLLFPFARQVIADATRAGGFPPLMIDPIDFARMFQQRVAEEQAKGQVQVS; via the coding sequence ATGGCAAAAAAACCGGAAGAGAAAACCGACGCCGCAAAAGAGGCCCCGAAGGCCGGCAACGGAGCTCAGCCCGCTTTGAACGTACTGACCCAGTATGTGAAGGATCTTTCCTTCGAAAGCCCAGGTGCTCCGCAGTCTTTGCGTGGCCGTTCGGAAGCTCCGGCGATCAACATCAATGTCAATGTGAACGCCAACCCGCTTGGTGAGACCGACTATGACGTCGTGCTGACGCTCAATGCCAAGGCCGAGGCCGAAGGCAAGGTTCTGTTCAATGTCGAGCTGGTTTACGGCGGTGTTTTCCGCGTTGCCGGTTTCCCGCAGGAGCACATGCTCCCGGTTCTCTTCATCGAGTGCCCGCGCCTTCTGTTCCCCTTCGCGCGCCAGGTGATCGCCGATGCGACCCGCGCTGGCGGTTTCCCGCCGCTGATGATCGATCCGATCGATTTCGCCCGCATGTTCCAGCAGCGCGTGGCCGAAGAGCAGGCAAAGGGCCAGGTTCAGGTTTCCTGA
- the dnaQ gene encoding DNA polymerase III subunit epsilon, which yields MREIVFDTETTGLDPNEDRVIELGCVELDNRFPTGRTLHHFINAQGRSVHPEAQAVHGISDADLADKPVFGAVLDEFLEFIEGAKLVAHNANFDIGFINAEFDRLGVPPVDPGVVVDTLAIARRKHPMGPNSLDALCRRYGIDNSRRTKHGALLDAELLAEVYIELIGGKQAALGLEVSSRNDAGGDSASGTAIAIAPRPEPLPPRISEEERVAHEALVEKLGEKALWRNLRA from the coding sequence ATGCGCGAAATCGTTTTCGATACGGAGACCACGGGTCTCGATCCCAACGAGGACCGGGTCATCGAACTCGGCTGCGTGGAACTGGACAATCGCTTCCCCACCGGCCGTACGCTGCATCACTTCATCAATGCGCAGGGGCGTTCCGTTCATCCCGAGGCGCAGGCCGTTCACGGGATTTCAGATGCGGATCTCGCTGACAAACCGGTCTTTGGCGCTGTTCTGGATGAGTTTCTCGAATTCATCGAAGGAGCGAAGCTGGTTGCGCACAATGCCAATTTCGACATCGGGTTCATCAATGCCGAGTTTGATCGGCTTGGCGTCCCGCCCGTCGATCCGGGCGTCGTGGTGGACACTCTGGCGATTGCCCGGCGCAAGCACCCGATGGGCCCGAACTCGCTCGATGCATTGTGTCGTCGCTACGGAATCGACAACAGCCGTCGAACCAAGCACGGAGCCCTGCTCGACGCCGAGCTTCTGGCCGAGGTTTATATCGAGCTGATCGGGGGCAAGCAGGCTGCACTTGGCCTGGAGGTTTCGAGCCGCAACGACGCCGGCGGTGACAGCGCATCCGGCACTGCCATCGCCATCGCTCCAAGACCGGAGCCGCTCCCCCCCCGGATCAGCGAAGAAGAGCGCGTGGCTCATGAAGCGCTGGTCGAAAAGCTCGGAGAGAAAGCGCTGTGGCGCAATCTGCGCGCCTGA
- the coaE gene encoding dephospho-CoA kinase (Dephospho-CoA kinase (CoaE) performs the final step in coenzyme A biosynthesis.) → MTLVLGLTGSIGMGKSTTGRMFEELGVPVHDSDAAVHRLYSGSAAPLIEARFPGTVVEGVVNRERLAKAVVGQPEAFRALEKIVHPLVRRDADAFVEKHREMATPVIVLDIPLLFETDGEDRVDRIVVVTAPAEEQRRRVLARPGMTEKKFAAILSRQVPDAEKRRRADFIIDTGKGMDAARQAVKEIIAQLSPDQSAHD, encoded by the coding sequence GTGACTTTGGTTCTCGGCCTCACCGGCTCCATCGGTATGGGGAAATCCACCACCGGTCGCATGTTTGAAGAGCTGGGTGTGCCGGTGCACGATTCCGATGCTGCCGTTCACCGGCTCTATTCCGGTTCGGCTGCACCGCTGATCGAAGCCCGGTTTCCCGGTACGGTCGTGGAAGGTGTTGTAAATCGTGAGCGGCTGGCCAAAGCCGTTGTGGGCCAACCCGAAGCCTTCCGGGCGCTGGAAAAGATTGTTCATCCGCTCGTGCGGCGGGATGCCGACGCATTCGTTGAAAAACATCGTGAAATGGCAACGCCTGTCATCGTTCTCGATATTCCACTCCTGTTCGAAACAGATGGCGAAGATCGTGTCGACCGCATCGTTGTTGTCACGGCCCCGGCGGAGGAGCAGCGCCGGCGTGTCCTTGCGCGCCCGGGAATGACAGAGAAAAAGTTTGCTGCCATCCTCAGCCGACAGGTGCCCGATGCCGAAAAACGCAGGCGAGCGGATTTCATCATCGACACGGGCAAGGGTATGGATGCTGCGCGTCAGGCGGTGAAGGAAATCATCGCACAGCTTTCCCCAGATCAAAGCGCGCACGACTGA
- a CDS encoding Maf-like protein, whose translation MTDRPAIVLASGSAFRQKMLRDAGVEFQVERSTVDERAVEETLEGSGADPEMLAQVLAEAKAIEVSEREPGAFVIGADQTLSLGDEVFHKPSDMEGARRHLLKLSGRTHQLNSAVVIARDGEVIWRHVGVARLTMRDLDPAFIGRHLSSVGEKALQSVGAYQIEGEGIQLFEKIEGDTFTIVGLPLLPLLAELRSLGAIDG comes from the coding sequence ATGACTGACAGACCCGCAATTGTTTTGGCGTCGGGTAGCGCTTTCCGACAAAAAATGCTGCGTGATGCGGGTGTGGAGTTCCAGGTGGAGCGCTCCACGGTCGATGAGCGGGCCGTGGAAGAAACGCTGGAAGGCAGCGGCGCAGATCCCGAAATGCTGGCCCAGGTGCTTGCCGAGGCCAAGGCCATCGAAGTTTCAGAGAGAGAACCCGGCGCGTTCGTGATTGGTGCGGACCAGACGCTTTCGCTAGGCGATGAGGTGTTTCACAAGCCGAGCGACATGGAGGGCGCACGTCGGCATCTTCTCAAACTCTCCGGGCGCACACACCAGCTCAACAGTGCCGTGGTGATCGCGCGGGATGGCGAGGTGATCTGGCGGCATGTCGGCGTTGCACGCCTGACCATGCGCGATCTCGATCCCGCTTTCATCGGCAGGCATCTTTCCAGTGTCGGGGAAAAGGCGCTGCAAAGCGTCGGCGCCTATCAGATCGAGGGTGAGGGCATTCAGCTCTTCGAGAAGATCGAAGGCGACACCTTTACCATCGTCGGGCTGCCACTCCTGCCGCTTCTGGCCGAACTGCGTTCGCTTGGAGCCATCGATGGCTGA
- a CDS encoding pyruvate, water dikinase regulatory protein: MQQPQRFFHLHMISDATGETLLAAGRAAAAQYKDARAIEHIYPMIRNEKQLVRVLDEVEREPGIVLYTVVDQKLARQVDEGCAALGLPSVSVLEPVLMVFQSYLGTPAGRRMGAQHVLDAQYFHRIDALNFTMEHDDGQLPLDIEEADVILVGISRTSKTPTSIYLANRGVKTANVPIVLDMKLPEALSQAKRPLILGLVASAERISQIRQNRILGSVDETAFNPYTDRATIAREIAYARQLCSRHGWPVIDVTRRSIEETAAAILALYAKSRENRGQRHD, from the coding sequence GTGCAACAGCCGCAGCGCTTCTTCCATCTTCACATGATTTCTGATGCGACCGGAGAGACTCTCCTCGCCGCAGGACGGGCCGCAGCCGCGCAATACAAGGACGCGCGGGCGATAGAGCACATCTACCCGATGATTCGAAATGAGAAGCAGCTTGTCCGTGTGCTCGATGAGGTCGAGCGTGAGCCGGGCATCGTGCTCTATACGGTGGTCGATCAGAAACTGGCCCGACAGGTGGATGAAGGCTGCGCGGCGCTGGGTCTGCCCAGTGTTTCCGTGCTGGAACCGGTGCTCATGGTTTTCCAGTCCTATCTGGGAACGCCGGCGGGCCGGCGCATGGGTGCGCAGCATGTGCTGGACGCTCAGTATTTCCATCGCATCGACGCGCTCAACTTCACCATGGAGCATGATGACGGGCAGCTTCCGCTGGACATCGAGGAGGCGGATGTCATTCTTGTCGGCATCTCCCGCACGTCGAAGACACCGACCAGCATCTACCTGGCCAATCGCGGGGTGAAGACGGCGAATGTTCCGATCGTGCTCGACATGAAACTGCCGGAAGCATTGAGCCAGGCCAAACGCCCTCTCATTCTCGGGCTTGTCGCGTCTGCCGAACGAATTTCACAGATCCGGCAGAACCGCATATTGGGATCGGTCGATGAGACGGCGTTCAATCCCTACACGGATCGCGCCACCATTGCGCGCGAAATTGCCTATGCCCGCCAGCTCTGCAGCCGCCATGGCTGGCCGGTGATTGACGTGACACGCCGGTCGATCGAGGAAACCGCAGCCGCCATCCTCGCGTTATATGCAAAATCACGAGAAAACAGAGGGCAACGACATGACTGA
- the hemE gene encoding uroporphyrinogen decarboxylase — protein sequence MGQRKILDVLRGETVFPPPVWMMRQAGRYLPEYRETRKKAGGFLDLCYNPDLAVEVTLQPIRRFNFDASILFSDILVVPHALGRDLRFEEGRGPLLTPIDAAGIARLETDGFHDHLAPVYETVRRLRKELPEETTLLGFCGAPWTVATYMIAGHGTPDQAPARMFALEQPEAFSALIDCLADCSAEYLIRQIDAGADAVQIFDSWAGVLDEMSFERWCVRPMARIVAKVREKHPDVPIIGFPKGAGAQYAGYRRMTGVTALGLDWTVPLDTARRLQADGAVQGNLDPLRLIAGGDALDEGVDKIVEALRHGPFIFNLGHGITPKTPVEHVEAMLKRIREAE from the coding sequence ATGGGGCAGCGAAAAATCCTCGACGTGCTTAGAGGCGAGACGGTGTTTCCGCCTCCTGTATGGATGATGCGCCAGGCTGGGCGGTATCTGCCGGAATACAGGGAAACAAGGAAAAAGGCCGGAGGGTTCCTGGACCTCTGCTACAATCCCGATCTTGCGGTGGAAGTGACGCTACAGCCCATTCGGCGTTTCAACTTCGACGCTTCAATCCTGTTTTCCGATATTCTGGTGGTTCCGCATGCCCTTGGCCGGGATCTCCGTTTCGAAGAAGGCCGGGGTCCGCTTTTGACACCGATCGACGCGGCCGGTATTGCCAGGCTCGAAACCGACGGCTTTCACGATCACCTGGCGCCGGTCTATGAAACGGTGCGTCGGCTTCGCAAGGAGCTTCCCGAGGAAACCACGCTGCTCGGTTTCTGTGGTGCGCCCTGGACGGTCGCGACCTACATGATCGCCGGACACGGGACACCCGATCAGGCGCCCGCGAGGATGTTCGCTCTGGAGCAGCCAGAAGCTTTCTCCGCGCTGATCGACTGCCTTGCCGACTGTTCCGCCGAGTATCTTATCCGCCAGATCGACGCCGGCGCGGACGCGGTTCAGATTTTCGATTCCTGGGCCGGGGTTCTCGATGAGATGTCGTTTGAGCGGTGGTGTGTGCGGCCCATGGCGCGGATCGTTGCGAAGGTTCGCGAAAAGCATCCCGATGTGCCGATCATCGGTTTTCCGAAAGGCGCGGGCGCGCAATATGCTGGCTATCGCAGAATGACCGGCGTGACAGCGCTGGGGCTCGACTGGACAGTTCCGCTGGACACGGCACGGCGCCTGCAGGCCGATGGCGCGGTTCAGGGCAATCTGGATCCCCTGCGTCTGATTGCAGGCGGAGACGCGCTCGACGAGGGTGTGGACAAGATCGTTGAGGCCCTGAGGCATGGGCCGTTCATCTTCAACCTTGGCCACGGCATCACGCCGAAGACGCCGGTTGAGCATGTGGAAGCGATGCTGAAACGGATACGGGAGGCGGAGTAA
- the hemJ gene encoding protoporphyrinogen oxidase HemJ, translating to MVSSDTGGRKAAGRAFAALAIFIGLTALLFWYDPSGFYLWAKAIHVIAVIAWMAGMLYLPRLFVYHADAKIGSETSETFKVMEQRLLRLIINPAMIVTWVFGLWLAWSGFGFSGGWLHAKIALVLAMSGMHGYLSASVRRFSADQNSRPARHWRIMNEVPTVLMIVIVVLVIVKPF from the coding sequence ATGGTTTCGAGCGACACGGGTGGCAGAAAAGCTGCAGGCAGGGCCTTTGCGGCGCTGGCGATCTTCATCGGACTGACAGCGCTTCTGTTTTGGTATGATCCGTCCGGTTTCTATCTCTGGGCGAAGGCCATTCACGTTATCGCGGTGATTGCCTGGATGGCAGGCATGCTCTATCTGCCGCGCCTGTTTGTCTATCATGCCGATGCCAAGATCGGCTCGGAGACGTCGGAAACCTTCAAGGTGATGGAACAGCGCCTCCTGCGGCTGATCATCAACCCGGCAATGATTGTGACCTGGGTTTTCGGGCTCTGGCTTGCCTGGAGTGGTTTCGGCTTTTCCGGCGGATGGCTGCACGCCAAGATCGCACTCGTTCTGGCCATGTCGGGCATGCACGGCTATCTGTCGGCTTCCGTTCGCCGCTTTTCCGCCGATCAGAACTCCCGGCCGGCACGTCATTGGCGTATAATGAACGAAGTGCCGACGGTCCTGATGATCGTGATCGTGGTTCTTGTGATCGTGAAGCCCTTCTGA
- the rho gene encoding transcription termination factor Rho, which produces MQEMKLQELKSKSPTDLIAFAESLEVENASIMRKQELMFAILKKLSTQDIEIIGEGVVEVLQDGFGFLRSATANYLPGPDDIYISPSQIRRFSLKTGDTVEGPIRSPKEGERYFALLKVNTINFEDPEKIRHKIHFDNLTPLYPDERLNMEIENPTTKDLSARVIDLVAPLGKGQRGLIVAPPRTGKTVLLQNIAHSITSNHPECFLIVLLIDERPEEVTDMQRSVKGEVISSTFDEPASRHVQVAEMVIEKAKRLVEHGRDVVILLDSITRLGRAYNTVVPSSGKVLTGGVDANALQRPKRFFGAARNIEEGGSLTIIATALIDTGSRMDEVIFEEFKGTGNSEIVLDRKVADKRIFPAIDILKSGTRKEDLLVARQDLQKIFVLRRILAPMGTTDAIEFLNDKLKQTKMNAEFFDSMNT; this is translated from the coding sequence ATGCAGGAAATGAAACTCCAAGAGCTGAAAAGCAAATCGCCAACCGATCTCATAGCGTTCGCTGAATCGCTTGAGGTCGAGAACGCCAGCATCATGCGCAAGCAGGAGCTGATGTTCGCGATTTTGAAGAAGCTCTCCACCCAGGATATCGAGATCATCGGTGAGGGTGTCGTGGAAGTGCTGCAGGATGGCTTCGGCTTCCTCCGCTCTGCGACCGCCAATTATCTCCCCGGTCCCGACGATATCTACATTTCGCCTTCCCAGATCCGTCGTTTTTCGCTGAAAACCGGCGACACGGTAGAAGGTCCGATCCGTAGCCCCAAGGAAGGTGAGCGCTATTTTGCCCTTCTGAAGGTCAATACGATCAATTTTGAGGACCCCGAAAAGATCCGTCACAAGATCCATTTTGACAACCTGACACCGCTCTATCCCGATGAGCGGCTGAATATGGAGATCGAAAACCCGACGACCAAAGACCTGTCGGCGCGCGTGATCGATCTGGTTGCACCTCTGGGCAAGGGCCAGCGCGGCCTCATTGTCGCGCCGCCGCGCACCGGTAAGACCGTTCTGTTGCAGAACATCGCCCACTCGATCACGTCGAATCATCCCGAATGTTTCCTGATCGTTCTTCTGATCGACGAGCGTCCGGAAGAAGTGACCGACATGCAGCGCTCCGTGAAGGGCGAAGTGATTTCCTCGACCTTCGACGAGCCGGCATCGCGGCACGTTCAGGTGGCTGAAATGGTCATCGAGAAGGCGAAGCGCCTGGTCGAGCATGGGCGGGATGTTGTCATCCTGCTCGATTCGATCACCCGCCTTGGCCGCGCCTACAACACGGTCGTTCCATCCTCTGGCAAGGTTCTGACCGGTGGTGTGGATGCCAACGCCCTGCAGCGCCCGAAGCGCTTCTTCGGCGCGGCGCGCAATATCGAGGAGGGCGGTTCGCTTACCATTATTGCCACGGCGCTCATCGATACCGGCAGTCGCATGGACGAAGTGATCTTCGAAGAATTCAAGGGAACCGGCAATTCGGAGATCGTGCTCGACCGCAAGGTGGCCGACAAGCGCATCTTCCCGGCGATCGACATCCTCAAGTCGGGCACGCGCAAGGAGGACCTTCTTGTTGCGCGTCAGGACCTGCAGAAGATCTTTGTTCTGCGCCGCATCCTCGCGCCCATGGGCACGACCGATGCGATCGAGTTCCTCAACGACAAGCTCAAACAGACCAAGATGAACGCGGAATTCTTCGATTCCATGAACACCTGA
- a CDS encoding thioredoxin domain-containing protein, which produces MPLPEKNLLAEESSPYLLQHKDNPVHWRPWSAAALEEARTLQKPILLSVGYAACHWCHVMAHESFENQPIADAMNRYFVNIKVDREERPEIDQIYMAALSATGEQGGWPLTMFLDPDGNPFWGGTYFPPEQRYGRPGFLQVLEAVKSAWTDKKDELIRSANALDKHVRSRLSPRSSGTVEAPRQTLGALASNIHRMMDQDRGGLRGAPKFPNAPFMRVLWLDALLSGEPVHANTVCESLKAMLSGGIYDHVGGGLARYSTDDDWLVPHFEKMLYDNAQLLQMLCWAYGRTGDGLFRVRMEETVDWLLREMRIEDRAFASSLDADTSGVEGETYLWDEAEIERILGNRSASFFETFSLARPENWEGRPILHRRSHAAYRDDTTETALRDMLDELLAHRDRRPQPQRDDKILVDWNGMTISALANAGRALNREDWIAAADKAFYFVCESMEDGRLPHSIRDDNRLFPGLSSDYAAMISAAAALYQARNDAFYLSHARNWHEQLDSWYGDEEGTGHYLTAQDATDVPMRIRGDVDEALPSATGQVIEALLALSVLGGEVGSDRLSSLVERALARAGTLTYGQAGIIHASALAEQPLKLIMVDDPSGSRFIPVANRTIDPRRFDIVVSDSGRASPLPDGVEIDPGTPAAYLCIGQTCLPPIHTSEELERALKQH; this is translated from the coding sequence ATGCCACTGCCCGAAAAAAACCTTCTTGCCGAAGAGTCGAGCCCCTATCTTCTGCAGCACAAGGACAATCCGGTGCACTGGAGACCCTGGTCGGCTGCTGCGCTGGAAGAAGCCAGGACGCTGCAAAAGCCCATTCTGCTTTCTGTGGGATACGCGGCCTGCCACTGGTGCCATGTGATGGCGCACGAATCATTCGAAAATCAGCCAATCGCGGATGCGATGAACCGATATTTCGTGAACATCAAGGTTGATCGAGAGGAGCGCCCGGAGATCGATCAGATCTACATGGCAGCATTGTCCGCCACTGGCGAACAGGGAGGCTGGCCGCTGACGATGTTCCTCGATCCCGATGGAAATCCATTTTGGGGCGGCACATATTTCCCACCCGAGCAGCGCTACGGAAGACCAGGATTTCTGCAGGTACTCGAAGCCGTGAAATCCGCCTGGACCGACAAGAAGGACGAACTCATCAGGAGCGCCAATGCGCTCGACAAGCATGTGAGAAGCCGTCTTTCACCGCGGTCATCAGGTACCGTTGAAGCGCCGCGTCAAACGCTTGGCGCGCTCGCATCGAACATCCACAGGATGATGGATCAGGATAGGGGCGGGCTACGGGGCGCGCCGAAGTTTCCCAACGCTCCATTCATGCGGGTCCTCTGGCTGGACGCATTGCTCTCGGGTGAACCGGTGCACGCGAACACGGTGTGCGAGAGTTTGAAAGCCATGCTTTCGGGCGGCATATACGATCATGTGGGTGGTGGCCTTGCACGGTACTCAACGGACGACGACTGGCTCGTCCCGCATTTTGAGAAGATGCTCTACGACAATGCGCAGCTCCTTCAAATGTTGTGCTGGGCATACGGGCGCACGGGAGACGGGCTTTTTCGCGTAAGGATGGAAGAAACGGTCGACTGGCTTCTTCGTGAGATGCGCATCGAAGACCGCGCTTTCGCCTCCAGTCTTGACGCCGATACGAGCGGTGTCGAAGGCGAAACCTATCTCTGGGATGAAGCCGAGATCGAGCGGATACTTGGCAACCGCTCCGCAAGTTTCTTCGAGACATTCTCTCTTGCCAGACCGGAAAACTGGGAGGGTCGCCCCATTCTTCATCGGCGCAGCCATGCGGCATATCGCGACGACACAACGGAAACGGCATTGCGCGATATGCTCGACGAACTGCTCGCACATCGTGACCGGCGGCCTCAGCCCCAACGTGATGACAAGATACTCGTGGACTGGAACGGTATGACGATTTCGGCCCTGGCCAATGCGGGACGCGCGCTGAATCGCGAGGACTGGATCGCGGCCGCCGACAAGGCATTTTATTTCGTATGCGAATCGATGGAGGATGGGCGGCTTCCCCACAGTATTCGCGATGACAATCGCCTTTTTCCCGGCCTCTCCAGCGATTACGCGGCAATGATCAGCGCGGCTGCGGCGCTTTATCAGGCCAGAAACGATGCATTTTATCTGAGTCACGCTCGAAATTGGCACGAACAGCTCGATTCATGGTACGGCGATGAAGAAGGCACCGGGCATTACCTCACGGCGCAAGATGCCACCGATGTTCCGATGAGGATCCGGGGAGATGTGGATGAAGCCCTGCCCTCCGCCACCGGTCAGGTGATTGAAGCGCTGCTCGCCCTTTCCGTACTCGGTGGAGAGGTCGGGAGCGACCGGCTTTCCAGCCTTGTGGAGCGTGCACTCGCCAGGGCCGGAACGCTCACCTATGGGCAGGCGGGCATCATCCATGCATCGGCGCTGGCAGAACAGCCGTTGAAACTGATCATGGTGGACGATCCATCAGGATCCAGATTCATTCCGGTAGCGAATCGAACCATCGATCCCCGACGATTCGACATTGTCGTGTCGGACTCCGGTCGAGCGAGCCCACTGCCGGACGGTGTTGAGATCGATCCAGGCACACCCGCGGCCTATCTGTGCATCGGCCAGACGTGTCTGCCACCCATTCATACGTCAGAAGAGCTCGAACGCGCCCTGAAGCAACATTGA